From one Enterococcus sp. DIV2402 genomic stretch:
- a CDS encoding ABC transporter ATP-binding protein — protein sequence MAIIELTDFSLQYQEQELLKKINLKVQVGEMLVLCGKSGSGKSSLIKVFSGLIPELYEAKMHGVGTVFQQSLETREFTNHVETIGMVFQNPKTQFFTQDVYSELAFPMENVGMAQPEMVERVKSVAKEFNLTHLLDKSMFQLSGGEKQLVAFGSACTLVPKLFLLDEPSSNLDEATIDNLRNYLAWLKSEGFTIVIAEHRLSYLMDSADHFLFLPEGIHWNKAELLAKESAEVEQLGLRSLQPITIQSTEHNLATTSILSVENLRYRYPKQQNELTIPHLTLANDEIIGLVGKNGSGKSTLSQLLTGLLKPKQGKISYRGQKVSMRQLIKESYIVMQDVNLQLFFETVEKEITAKAQNLEAYDEVVSCLSLESLLQRHPQTLSGGEKQRVALAAAILSGKKILIFDEPTSGLDLERMKEVSQLIQWLQQKEVLIVIITHDKEFLQMTCQRMLEMDQGKIIADRKIIPKKTIL from the coding sequence ATGGCCATCATTGAGTTAACTGATTTTTCCTTACAATATCAGGAACAGGAACTCTTGAAAAAGATTAATTTGAAAGTTCAAGTAGGAGAAATGCTTGTGCTTTGTGGAAAAAGCGGAAGTGGTAAGTCCTCACTCATTAAAGTATTTAGTGGATTAATTCCAGAGTTATATGAAGCAAAGATGCATGGTGTAGGAACTGTTTTTCAGCAATCGTTAGAAACGCGAGAATTCACCAATCATGTAGAAACGATTGGGATGGTTTTTCAAAATCCTAAGACTCAGTTTTTCACCCAAGACGTGTATTCGGAATTGGCATTTCCCATGGAAAATGTAGGGATGGCCCAACCAGAAATGGTGGAACGTGTGAAGTCGGTGGCAAAAGAATTTAACTTGACCCATTTATTAGACAAAAGTATGTTTCAACTTTCTGGTGGAGAAAAACAGCTCGTTGCATTTGGTTCTGCGTGTACCTTAGTACCAAAACTTTTTTTGTTAGATGAACCGTCGAGTAATTTGGATGAAGCAACTATTGATAATTTGCGAAATTATTTAGCTTGGTTAAAAAGTGAAGGTTTTACGATTGTGATTGCAGAACATCGGCTTTCTTATTTAATGGATAGCGCAGACCATTTTTTGTTTTTACCAGAAGGGATTCATTGGAATAAGGCCGAATTATTAGCTAAGGAATCTGCAGAAGTGGAGCAATTAGGATTACGTAGTTTGCAACCTATTACGATTCAATCCACAGAACATAACTTAGCAACAACGTCGATTCTTAGCGTAGAAAATCTAAGGTATCGCTATCCAAAGCAACAAAATGAACTGACAATTCCTCACTTAACCTTAGCAAATGATGAAATTATTGGTTTAGTAGGTAAAAATGGTTCAGGCAAATCAACACTTTCTCAATTGCTAACAGGATTATTAAAACCTAAACAAGGGAAAATTAGCTATCGTGGCCAAAAAGTATCGATGAGACAGTTAATTAAAGAAAGTTATATTGTCATGCAAGATGTGAATTTACAGCTTTTCTTTGAAACTGTCGAAAAAGAAATTACAGCTAAAGCCCAAAATTTAGAAGCATATGATGAAGTGGTAAGCTGTTTGTCATTAGAATCTTTATTACAAAGACACCCGCAAACCCTATCAGGTGGCGAAAAGCAACGGGTGGCGCTAGCTGCGGCCATTTTGTCAGGAAAAAAAATTCTAATTTTTGATGAACCAACTAGTGGTTTAGATTTAGAACGAATGAAAGAAGTTAGTCAGTTAATTCAATGGCTTCAGCAAAAAGAAGTGTTAATTGTAATTATCACACACGACAAAGAATTTCTACAGATGACTTGTCAGCGAATGTTGGAAATGGACCAAGGGAAAATTATAGCAGATCGCAAAATTATTCCTAAAAAGACTATACTATAG
- a CDS encoding energy-coupling factor transporter transmembrane component T, with protein sequence MRTGLTFDPRTKLCVILFASFSLMVPLSFIYECLFMTILFILFLVIGEWKKGIGYYSVFWLLAGLDYWMYPQGNQVIFGLLSFVLIGSRRLLPTLMSASFAMSGTKISEWIAALQKLRIPFALIVPLTVLFRFFPTLFQDFKNIRKALRFRGIAMSYWEMLLHPLTTMEYIIIPILMSADNTAIDLSATAMVRGLGNAKKHTSIYPLRFKCQDYVLIVVLVLCIGGRLLWPSLS encoded by the coding sequence ATGCGTACAGGACTAACATTCGATCCTCGAACAAAATTATGTGTCATTTTATTTGCGAGTTTTAGCTTGATGGTTCCGCTATCGTTCATTTATGAGTGTTTATTTATGACGATTTTGTTCATTTTATTTTTAGTAATTGGAGAATGGAAAAAAGGTATCGGATATTATTCCGTGTTTTGGTTATTGGCGGGGTTGGACTATTGGATGTATCCGCAAGGGAATCAAGTGATTTTTGGGCTATTATCTTTTGTTTTGATTGGTAGTCGACGGCTGTTGCCAACATTGATGTCTGCCAGTTTTGCGATGAGTGGGACAAAAATTAGTGAGTGGATTGCAGCTTTGCAAAAATTGCGTATTCCTTTTGCTTTGATTGTTCCTTTAACCGTGTTGTTTCGTTTTTTTCCAACGTTATTTCAAGACTTTAAAAATATTCGCAAAGCCTTACGTTTTCGAGGAATTGCGATGAGTTATTGGGAAATGCTGTTACATCCACTTACAACGATGGAATATATCATCATTCCGATTTTAATGTCAGCTGATAATACAGCAATTGATTTATCTGCAACGGCTATGGTTCGCGGGTTAGGCAATGCTAAAAAACATACAAGTATTTATCCTCTGCGCTTTAAATGTCAGGATTATGTTTTAATCGTCGTACTGGTTTTATGTATAGGAGGAAGATTGTTATGGCCATCATTGAGTTAA
- a CDS encoding GntR family transcriptional regulator — MEKSMKPKNRVSLPRYQQIAVEIAERVVEGRYQVGEKIHARSTLASNFNVSPETARKAINVLVDLEIMEVRHGSGAYVSSKENAQKFVEKYRNVQSVKEIQQEIADSVDRQRQEIANFSELIDVLVNQTKQVHDISPFIPYELKITEKALHLEKSIVELNIWQVTGATVVAIQTETELLLSPGPYAKLSIGNIVYFVGNELSFQRMQNFFYPNE; from the coding sequence ATGGAAAAAAGTATGAAACCTAAAAACAGAGTGTCACTTCCACGCTACCAGCAGATTGCCGTTGAAATTGCCGAACGGGTAGTGGAAGGGCGTTATCAAGTCGGAGAGAAAATTCATGCACGGTCAACTTTAGCCAGTAATTTCAATGTTTCCCCAGAGACTGCACGTAAGGCGATTAATGTTTTAGTAGATTTAGAAATTATGGAAGTTCGTCATGGCAGTGGTGCATATGTTTCGTCAAAAGAAAATGCTCAAAAATTTGTGGAAAAATACCGCAATGTTCAATCGGTCAAAGAAATTCAGCAAGAAATTGCAGATAGTGTGGATCGACAACGACAAGAAATCGCTAATTTTTCTGAATTAATAGACGTATTGGTGAATCAAACGAAACAAGTTCATGACATCTCACCTTTTATTCCATACGAATTAAAAATAACAGAAAAAGCCTTACATTTGGAAAAAAGCATTGTGGAATTAAATATTTGGCAGGTAACAGGCGCAACGGTTGTCGCCATTCAAACAGAAACAGAATTGTTATTGTCGCCTGGACCTTATGCAAAATTGAGTATTGGGAACATTGTTTATTTTGTTGGAAATGAGTTGAGTTTTCAACGAATGCAGAACTTTTTTTATCCAAATGAATAA
- a CDS encoding carbohydrate ABC transporter permease encodes MFKKPTLKDNIIGYGFLSPALILLAIFLVIPVGMVFYYAFTDYYLLTPDARQFIGLENFQRLIKDPIFIKSIWNTAKFVVWIIPVQLGAALGMALIINKQRKGNIFFKVAFFAPVVMSLVVISILWLYLLNPNEGLINTLLTKIGLPSQPFLTSPKQAMYTIVFVSAWQGAGYQMLLFLGGMQNIPNDVYEAAEIDGFSKFQQFRYITMPLLKPTTIFVVLTTLISAFKLIIQPMVMAQGGPMNSTMTMVYYIYQTGFTDRMVGYSSSIALIFTTMIGLITLAQRKLIKEDN; translated from the coding sequence ATGTTCAAGAAACCAACATTGAAAGATAATATAATCGGCTATGGTTTTTTAAGCCCGGCATTGATTTTACTAGCAATTTTTTTAGTTATTCCAGTAGGGATGGTTTTTTATTACGCTTTTACAGATTATTACTTATTAACACCCGATGCTCGACAATTTATTGGCTTAGAAAATTTTCAACGATTGATTAAAGATCCAATTTTTATTAAAAGTATCTGGAATACAGCAAAGTTTGTAGTTTGGATTATTCCCGTTCAACTAGGAGCAGCTTTAGGAATGGCATTAATTATCAACAAACAACGTAAAGGAAATATTTTCTTTAAAGTTGCTTTTTTTGCACCAGTAGTTATGTCTTTAGTTGTTATTTCGATTTTATGGTTGTATTTATTAAATCCTAACGAAGGATTAATTAATACGTTACTCACAAAAATTGGTCTTCCTTCACAACCATTCTTGACTAGTCCAAAACAAGCGATGTATACAATTGTTTTTGTATCAGCGTGGCAAGGAGCAGGTTACCAAATGCTTCTCTTTTTAGGCGGTATGCAGAATATACCCAATGATGTGTATGAAGCAGCCGAAATTGATGGCTTTTCCAAATTCCAACAATTTCGTTATATAACAATGCCTTTATTAAAACCAACAACCATTTTTGTCGTATTAACTACATTAATTTCAGCTTTTAAACTAATCATTCAGCCAATGGTTATGGCACAAGGTGGACCAATGAATTCTACAATGACGATGGTGTATTATATTTATCAAACTGGTTTTACCGATCGCATGGTAGGGTATTCTAGTTCAATTGCGTTAATCTTTACAACTATGATTGGCTTAATTACTCTCGCTCAACGTAAATTGATTAAGGAGGATAATTAA
- a CDS encoding MptD family putative ECF transporter S component — MKKLKMQELIFTGVYTAIYFFVVAIVMVVLKLAVPVFDSLLLPAASALFSGIIYLLLLQKVPRFGGISVMGGVFGLLFLITGHFALSFIPSFVCAILADFIQYRWNADEKLRTLVSYTVFSFGLTGPLLPMWFMKNAYVDSLIRRGKDADYINYVFTPITTTGFVVCVVSVIICSIAGIYIGRKLLTKHFQTKR, encoded by the coding sequence ATGAAGAAACTAAAGATGCAAGAACTTATTTTTACAGGTGTATACACAGCCATCTATTTTTTTGTGGTTGCGATTGTGATGGTTGTTTTAAAATTAGCTGTACCAGTCTTTGATTCCTTATTATTACCGGCTGCGTCAGCACTTTTTTCAGGAATTATTTATTTGTTGCTTTTACAAAAAGTACCCCGTTTTGGTGGCATATCTGTTATGGGAGGGGTATTTGGTCTACTCTTTTTAATTACTGGTCATTTTGCTTTGTCATTTATTCCTAGTTTTGTTTGTGCGATTTTGGCTGATTTTATTCAATATCGTTGGAATGCGGATGAAAAATTACGTACATTGGTTAGCTATACAGTATTTAGTTTTGGATTGACAGGACCATTATTGCCGATGTGGTTTATGAAAAATGCGTATGTGGATTCATTAATTCGCCGAGGAAAAGATGCTGACTATATTAATTATGTATTTACACCGATTACAACAACTGGTTTCGTTGTCTGTGTCGTATCAGTAATTATTTGTTCGATTGCAGGAATATATATTGGTCGTAAGCTATTAACGAAACATTTCCAAACAAAGAGGTAA
- a CDS encoding glycoside hydrolase family 32 protein codes for MHKIEVEKANEFIRKKIHEVIPTYRNHYHLMAPIGWINDPNGFVYFKGEYHLFFQYYPYDSVWGPMHWGHAKSKDLVHWESLPVALAPSEEYDINGCFSGSAIEKDGKLYLIYTGHVEEGEYRREVQCLAVSEDGIHFEKYVNNPIIAEEHIDGIGNIAEFRDPKVFQHEDIYYTIVASQTEDKRGQMLLFESIDLFEWRFKSVVAEGEADQGVMWECPDLFHLDGKDVLIFSPIEMEPVDYSYLNTSSTVVFIGKMDWETGKLAVENYHEIDYGLDFYAPQTCEGPNGERIMVAWMQMWHRTIPTHDLKHLWSGSMTLPRELHVKDNCLIQTPPKAIYDEFEEIISIEDQMIASGQISFAGSVFNQQYIQLIVDIVEGQKITFLYAQDKESLRLEYDTSTSLLSFSRENMGYDIKGIEKKQLTKREVRIPLMDNQLKLEIFRDTSSVEIFTATGETMTFTFYEKEKGNHMHLQTSEGPLVIQKFKSSKISK; via the coding sequence TTGCATAAAATTGAAGTTGAAAAGGCAAATGAATTTATCAGAAAGAAGATTCACGAAGTAATTCCAACTTATCGTAATCACTACCATTTAATGGCACCCATTGGATGGATTAATGACCCTAATGGTTTTGTTTATTTTAAAGGGGAATATCATTTATTCTTCCAATATTATCCTTACGATAGCGTTTGGGGACCCATGCATTGGGGACATGCGAAATCTAAAGATTTAGTTCATTGGGAAAGTTTACCTGTTGCTTTGGCACCCAGTGAAGAATACGATATTAATGGTTGCTTTTCTGGTAGTGCAATCGAAAAAGATGGTAAGCTGTATCTAATATATACGGGTCATGTGGAAGAAGGAGAATATCGCAGGGAAGTTCAATGTTTAGCTGTTTCTGAAGACGGTATTCATTTTGAAAAATATGTGAATAATCCGATTATTGCAGAAGAGCATATCGATGGTATTGGTAATATTGCCGAGTTTCGAGATCCAAAAGTTTTTCAACATGAAGATATTTACTATACAATTGTCGCGTCACAAACAGAAGATAAACGTGGTCAAATGTTGTTATTTGAATCAATTGATTTATTTGAATGGCGTTTTAAATCTGTTGTGGCAGAAGGAGAAGCAGACCAGGGAGTTATGTGGGAATGTCCCGATTTATTTCATCTAGATGGAAAAGATGTGTTGATTTTTTCTCCAATCGAAATGGAGCCAGTAGATTATTCATATTTGAATACTAGTTCAACAGTAGTGTTTATTGGCAAAATGGATTGGGAAACAGGAAAATTGGCTGTTGAGAATTATCATGAGATTGATTATGGATTAGACTTTTATGCACCACAAACATGTGAAGGTCCAAATGGGGAACGTATCATGGTTGCCTGGATGCAAATGTGGCACCGAACGATTCCGACACATGACTTAAAACATTTATGGTCAGGTTCAATGACGTTACCAAGAGAATTGCATGTCAAAGATAATTGTTTGATACAGACACCACCTAAAGCAATCTACGATGAATTTGAAGAAATAATTAGTATAGAAGACCAAATGATTGCCAGTGGTCAAATTAGTTTTGCAGGTAGTGTCTTTAATCAACAATATATACAATTAATTGTGGATATTGTTGAAGGACAAAAAATTACGTTCTTATATGCTCAAGATAAAGAGTCTTTACGACTTGAATATGATACGTCAACCTCGTTATTAAGTTTTTCACGAGAAAATATGGGTTATGATATTAAAGGGATTGAAAAAAAACAATTAACCAAAAGAGAAGTACGCATTCCGTTAATGGATAATCAGCTAAAATTAGAAATTTTCAGAGACACTTCTTCAGTAGAAATCTTTACTGCAACGGGTGAAACAATGACATTCACATTTTATGAGAAAGAAAAAGGAAACCATATGCATTTGCAAACTAGTGAAGGTCCTTTAGTAATTCAAAAATTTAAGAGTAGTAAGATTTCTAAATAA
- a CDS encoding NAD(P)/FAD-dependent oxidoreductase, whose protein sequence is MKKIAIIGGGIIGLTLANYLDSTKFDVTLFDEGIGQATGASAGIISPWLSKRRNKKWYQLAKDGAAFFPKLIQDLTLDETIYSTCGTLLLREQHSLLSLAELAEERKQEAPEIGEIQLLTAEQTQQQLPLLTPAPALYVSGGGRLDGRAYLSHATKQAEANGVTIIREKATIHPLNESWQITSLTHNLEVDAVALTAGPFVQPLLKNLDYDVDIRPQKGQLLAFDTPYKESHHWPVAMLDGEADLIPFMNGKILLGATHENEGGWDLTPTQAAFEQLVSGTQKFLTDPTFFLNQTPHYLVGTRAYTSDFAPFFGPLENNLVVASGLGSSGLTTGPYIGYLLANYFNTTTWQTEQYQKPLTTYIKKPC, encoded by the coding sequence ATGAAAAAAATTGCAATTATTGGCGGAGGAATTATTGGATTAACTCTAGCTAATTACTTAGATTCAACCAAATTTGATGTCACTTTATTTGATGAAGGCATCGGTCAAGCAACCGGTGCTAGTGCGGGCATTATTTCTCCTTGGTTATCCAAAAGACGAAATAAAAAATGGTACCAGCTTGCCAAAGATGGTGCAGCATTTTTCCCAAAATTAATTCAAGATTTAACTTTAGATGAAACAATCTATTCCACTTGTGGCACGTTATTATTACGTGAACAACATAGTTTACTCTCTCTAGCTGAACTAGCCGAAGAAAGAAAACAGGAAGCACCAGAAATTGGTGAGATTCAACTGCTAACAGCTGAACAAACACAGCAACAACTGCCTTTATTAACACCCGCTCCTGCACTTTACGTTTCAGGTGGTGGACGTTTAGACGGTCGTGCCTATCTTAGTCACGCAACCAAACAAGCCGAAGCAAACGGGGTGACAATTATTCGGGAGAAAGCAACCATTCACCCACTAAATGAGTCATGGCAAATTACTAGCCTTACTCATAATCTTGAAGTTGATGCCGTTGCGCTCACGGCGGGACCATTTGTCCAACCACTCTTAAAAAATCTGGATTATGACGTGGATATTCGTCCTCAAAAGGGACAGCTCTTAGCATTTGATACCCCTTATAAAGAAAGTCACCATTGGCCTGTTGCAATGTTAGATGGCGAGGCTGACTTAATTCCTTTTATGAACGGGAAAATTTTATTAGGCGCGACTCATGAAAATGAGGGTGGTTGGGATTTGACGCCAACCCAAGCAGCTTTCGAACAATTAGTTTCAGGCACCCAAAAATTTTTAACAGACCCCACCTTCTTCTTGAACCAAACACCACACTATTTGGTGGGGACTCGTGCCTATACGTCAGATTTCGCTCCGTTTTTTGGACCATTAGAAAATAATCTAGTAGTAGCGAGTGGTTTAGGTTCTTCGGGACTAACTACAGGACCTTATATCGGCTATCTACTGGCGAATTATTTCAATACAACCACTTGGCAAACAGAACAGTATCAAAAACCATTAACCACCTACATCAAAAAACCATGCTAA
- a CDS encoding bifunctional metallophosphatase/5'-nucleotidase: MELTILATSDMHGYLMPTNYTERGLDLPFGTAKVATKLNEIRQNAVGPVVLIENGDFIQGSPLSYYVRKHRHQGAQAITKIINHLNYDVSVLGNHEFNYGIDYLQEVIASYHHPVLAANILNEAGEPAFGQPYVILEKASIKIAILGLVTQYIPHWEQPQIVENLTFASVIDTAKKYIPQLRKEADVVIVAYHGGFEKNLETGEPTEQLTGENEGYDLLQEVAGIDALVTGHQHRKIATKINGIPVIQPGFQGAFLGEITLKLDETKTIVDSKAKLYAMANEKIDEVIADELAELNEEVETWLDQPMGHVKGDMQICDANQARIVEHPYIEFINKVQMDASGVDISGTALFNNEGRGFNEVITMRDIITNYVYPNTLAVLDVTGAELKAALEQSADHFIFNHENIIFNPKYIVPKPQYYNYDMYEGIDYAIDLQQPVGQRIVTLNYHEKPIHATDRLEIVLNQYRAVGGGNYAMYGAEKIVREIKIDMAELIGEYLRKHPIIEATANHNFKFISKKPC, translated from the coding sequence ATGGAATTAACAATTTTAGCAACAAGTGATATGCACGGCTATCTCATGCCAACCAACTATACAGAACGAGGGTTGGATTTGCCATTTGGGACAGCAAAAGTTGCCACAAAATTAAATGAAATACGACAAAATGCAGTTGGACCGGTTGTTTTAATTGAGAACGGTGATTTTATACAAGGATCGCCTTTAAGTTATTATGTTCGTAAACATCGACATCAAGGTGCACAAGCCATTACAAAAATTATTAATCATTTAAACTACGATGTCAGTGTATTAGGAAATCATGAATTTAATTATGGAATTGATTACTTACAAGAGGTAATTGCAAGCTATCACCATCCAGTCTTAGCCGCTAATATATTAAATGAAGCGGGTGAACCAGCATTTGGTCAGCCTTATGTAATCCTAGAAAAAGCATCAATCAAAATTGCTATCTTAGGATTGGTAACACAATACATTCCTCATTGGGAACAACCACAAATTGTTGAGAATTTAACCTTTGCAAGCGTGATCGATACAGCCAAAAAATATATTCCACAATTACGCAAAGAAGCAGATGTTGTGATTGTTGCGTATCATGGCGGTTTTGAAAAAAATCTGGAAACCGGTGAACCAACAGAACAATTGACAGGAGAAAATGAAGGCTACGATTTGTTGCAGGAAGTTGCGGGAATTGATGCATTAGTGACCGGCCATCAGCATCGAAAAATAGCCACAAAAATCAACGGTATTCCCGTTATTCAGCCAGGCTTTCAAGGCGCTTTTTTAGGAGAAATTACGTTAAAATTAGATGAAACAAAGACTATTGTGGACAGTAAAGCAAAACTCTATGCAATGGCAAATGAAAAAATAGATGAAGTGATTGCCGATGAATTGGCGGAATTAAACGAAGAAGTCGAAACTTGGTTGGATCAGCCAATGGGACATGTCAAAGGTGATATGCAGATTTGCGATGCCAATCAAGCACGAATTGTGGAGCATCCTTATATTGAATTTATCAATAAAGTACAGATGGATGCCAGCGGAGTAGATATTTCTGGTACAGCATTATTTAATAATGAAGGACGGGGCTTTAATGAAGTAATTACGATGCGTGATATTATTACGAATTATGTTTACCCTAATACACTTGCCGTCTTAGACGTAACAGGCGCAGAGTTAAAAGCAGCCTTAGAACAAAGTGCAGACCATTTTATTTTTAACCATGAGAACATTATCTTTAATCCTAAATATATTGTTCCTAAACCGCAATATTACAATTATGATATGTACGAAGGAATCGACTATGCCATTGATTTGCAACAACCTGTTGGTCAACGAATTGTAACGCTTAACTATCACGAAAAACCAATCCATGCGACGGATCGATTGGAAATTGTATTGAATCAATACCGGGCTGTGGGTGGCGGAAATTATGCAATGTATGGGGCTGAAAAAATTGTTCGTGAAATTAAAATAGATATGGCTGAACTGATTGGGGAATATCTGCGTAAACATCCAATTATTGAAGCGACAGCCAATCATAATTTTAAATTTATTAGTAAAAAACCATGCTGA
- a CDS encoding carbohydrate ABC transporter permease, with protein sequence MTRKIGPLMILEYILLFLLAALFIFPMLWMLVSSMKPEAEVYTNLTSLKAFLPSLNPANWFKTYQEVLERFSITTYLANSVFYGLTFAFGSIIVNSLAGFAFAKINFSGKKIIFGILLALLIIPMETVLIPQFTIVNALGLVNTRMAVILPAMASVFNIYLFRNFFIAIPEEIIESARLDGASIVRIFFSIMLPMSKPAIATVGVLSFIGSWNDYIWPLMVLTDSSKFSMQVAITTINTTQPVYINQVMAVLTISTIPLIIIYIVAQKYILQGLGGSGTGIK encoded by the coding sequence ATGACAAGAAAAATAGGACCATTAATGATACTTGAATATATTTTATTATTTTTGTTAGCCGCACTTTTTATCTTTCCGATGTTATGGATGTTAGTTTCTTCAATGAAACCAGAAGCAGAAGTATATACAAATCTTACTTCTTTAAAAGCTTTTTTACCGAGTTTGAATCCAGCGAATTGGTTTAAAACATATCAAGAAGTACTGGAACGTTTTAGCATTACTACTTATTTAGCAAACAGTGTGTTTTATGGCTTAACGTTTGCTTTTGGTTCAATTATTGTCAATTCATTAGCAGGTTTTGCTTTTGCTAAAATTAATTTTTCAGGAAAGAAAATCATTTTTGGGATACTTCTGGCATTATTAATTATCCCAATGGAAACAGTTTTGATTCCACAATTTACGATTGTGAATGCTTTAGGATTAGTAAATACACGAATGGCAGTTATTCTTCCAGCGATGGCAAGTGTATTCAATATTTATTTATTTAGAAACTTTTTCATCGCAATTCCTGAAGAAATTATTGAATCGGCACGCTTAGATGGTGCCAGCATTGTACGTATTTTCTTTAGTATTATGCTACCTATGTCGAAGCCTGCGATTGCAACAGTGGGAGTATTATCCTTTATTGGTAGTTGGAATGATTATATTTGGCCATTAATGGTACTAACCGATAGCAGCAAATTTTCGATGCAAGTAGCTATAACAACTATTAACACCACTCAACCAGTTTATATTAATCAAGTAATGGCTGTATTGACCATCTCCACGATTCCACTGATTATTATTTATATTGTGGCACAAAAGTATATTTTACAAGGTTTAGGTGGTTCAGGTACTGGTATAAAATAA
- a CDS encoding quaternary amine ABC transporter ATP-binding protein, with protein sequence MSKVRVEHLTKVFGKKSQQALAMVKENKSKNEIVEKTGATVGVYDASFEVNEGEIFVIMGLSGSGKSTLIRLLNRLIEPSSGNIYIDGEDVSKMTKEQLREVRRHKINMVFQNFGLFPQRTILENTEYGLEVRGVAKEERRQRAEQALDNSGLLSFKDQYPNQLSGGMQQRVGLARALANDPEILLMDEAFSALDPLIRREMQDELLELQQRVQKTIIFITHDLNEALRIGDRIALMKDGQIMQIGTGEEILTNPANDFVREFVEDVDRSKVLTAENIMVPALTTNIEIDGPNVALQRMRKEEVSMLLAVDRKRQLKGSLTAESAREARKNELSLKEVIDKNVQKVHKDTLVSEIFNLIYDSPTPLAVVDDNDRLMGVVIRGTVIGALTDIESKDETTHEGVTTNA encoded by the coding sequence TTGAGTAAAGTTCGTGTTGAACATCTAACAAAAGTCTTTGGGAAAAAGAGCCAACAAGCATTAGCTATGGTTAAAGAAAATAAAAGTAAAAATGAAATCGTCGAAAAAACGGGGGCAACAGTCGGGGTTTATGACGCAAGTTTTGAAGTGAACGAAGGAGAAATTTTCGTTATCATGGGATTATCTGGTAGTGGTAAATCTACATTAATCCGTTTATTGAATCGCTTAATTGAACCTTCGTCTGGAAATATCTACATTGATGGAGAAGATGTTTCAAAAATGACCAAAGAACAATTGCGTGAAGTACGTCGTCATAAAATTAACATGGTATTCCAAAACTTCGGACTATTTCCGCAACGAACGATTCTAGAAAATACTGAATATGGATTAGAAGTACGTGGCGTGGCAAAAGAAGAACGTCGCCAACGTGCCGAGCAAGCTCTAGATAATTCTGGCTTGCTATCATTTAAAGATCAATATCCAAACCAATTATCTGGTGGGATGCAACAGCGTGTAGGTTTAGCTCGCGCATTAGCTAACGATCCGGAAATTTTATTGATGGATGAGGCTTTTTCTGCACTTGATCCATTAATTCGTCGTGAAATGCAAGATGAATTATTAGAGTTACAACAAAGAGTACAAAAAACGATTATCTTTATTACACATGACTTGAATGAAGCGTTGCGTATTGGTGACCGTATTGCTTTGATGAAAGACGGTCAAATTATGCAAATTGGTACAGGAGAAGAAATTTTAACAAATCCTGCAAATGACTTTGTTCGTGAATTCGTTGAGGATGTAGATCGTTCGAAAGTATTAACTGCAGAAAACATCATGGTACCAGCTTTAACAACGAATATTGAAATTGACGGACCAAATGTTGCACTACAACGTATGCGTAAAGAAGAAGTAAGTATGTTGTTAGCAGTTGACCGTAAACGTCAATTGAAAGGTAGCTTGACAGCAGAATCTGCACGTGAAGCACGTAAAAATGAATTATCACTAAAAGAAGTCATTGATAAAAATGTGCAAAAAGTACACAAAGATACTTTGGTATCAGAAATCTTTAATTTAATTTATGATTCACCAACACCACTAGCAGTAGTGGATGATAATGATCGTTTGATGGGCGTTGTGATTCGAGGAACTGTCATTGGCGCATTAACTGACATTGAATCAAAAGATGAAACCACACACGAAGGAGTAACTACGAATGCTTAA